The sequence GTCATGTTCCTCGCCTATCCAATATGGCTGGCCAACAGCAGCTCCAAACTGTTTTCATAGTGGGCATCATCAATTCGTATCAGCATCACACAATAAACACATACCATATTTTTGTGGTATAAACTGTTTGCATTTGCAGTAAATGAATCAAACATACCTCTGCTGCAGCATTGCTGTTTCTTGTAGAGAAGGATTGACGTACCATGCGGCTGTTGTGGAGCACTGAAGTGTGAGGCGACCTTAATGTTTATCAGGAGGTTAGACAATTGTCAGAAACAGGTAATTCACGTAACAACAGCAAAGGCACATACCATCAAAAGTGCTTGAAGTCACACCAACAAAAAGGAGCACCACAGGAGTATCCTTGCTCATTTCCATGAGGGCCTGCGCATCGAACCTCTCTGCGTGTGATCCCCACAAGGCAAGCACATCATTGTCTCTGAAAAACAGGAAGTTCCACAAGACAGTTACATGGTGCTGTAGTTTAATTATTTAGTGTCTAGGTGCACATGGTGTCGATCACATAATCATACCTGCCATCGGTAATGTGCACATTGACCAGTGATTGTATTCCATTTCTTGTTGATTTCTTTGCAATGCGCGAGCACTTAGTAAACATCCCAATAGCATCTGTAATTAAAAAAACATGATTAAGTGTAGCAGTGCAGGCAAAATATAACATGGATATTATACTATGGAAATCTGAATTGGACATCAGACCTGACATCTGATCTCTGTTACCCACTCTTTCACGGAGCACCTGAAAAGGCACTATGGAGCATGCGTAGAGCGGAAAGTTTGTTGGTACTGCAACAACTTGATTTATCTTGGTGTGCTTGGTGAAGCGAGCCATGTACGGGTGATCAACGACGCGATATACTGCTCTTGCATTGCAGACTTCAAAGTATTGTATAGTGTACACCCCGGCTTCTATAAGCTTTGCCCTTTGTTCATCAATCCATTTTGTTGGAACAACAGCCTCCATGGCAACATTCTAAATATATATAGACATCATAAATATGATGGAAGACACACACAGAATCGTAAGAAGCATAGCCAGTGGTCATAGAAGATAATACCTCTTCATCCAGCATGATGAATTCAAACCTTGACAGTTTTGGGGGCTGCTCATTGGTGAACTTTTTGTAGAAACGAACAGCTCTGACCCTCACTTTCCAGCAGGAATGATCTGGACAGACCTTCTTCAATGGGATGCAGGCCATCCTGCATTCATAGTTTGCAGACCACAGTTACTGGTGGGAACAGCAAACAATTCTGTGATGCAAGCGCAGAGGCGTAGACAGATGAGGTACAGCGTACATGAGAGAGCAAGAGCACACAAAAAATATCTTAAAACAGGAACCAGAGTATTTGGGCACAGCATTACTGTCACACCACAAATCATATATGCAAGGTCGCATACGCGAACTATATACAAAGGAACTACACAGAATCTAGGATTTCCCTATAAACAATATTTTTTGTGCTAGCTGTAGCAACTCCTTCCTCATCCTCAATAACCATTGTCAGGCCTTCACGAGATGTCACTCTCGAGATGGCAACATACAACTGCACATGAGTGAAAACTGGTTCCCATAGATAGACACCAACTTGGTTGAGT comes from Panicum virgatum strain AP13 chromosome 4K, P.virgatum_v5, whole genome shotgun sequence and encodes:
- the LOC120702272 gene encoding uncharacterized protein LOC120702272; the protein is MARFTKHTKINQVVAVPTNFPLYACSIVPFQVLRERVGNRDQMSDAIGMFTKCSRIAKKSTRNGIQSLVNVHITDGRDNDVLALWGSHAERFDAQALMEMSKDTPVVLLFVGVTSSTFDGRLTLQCSTTAAWYVNPSLQETAMLQQSLELLLASHIG